The following nucleotide sequence is from Nitrosopumilus adriaticus.
TTCCAGATACTGATGGTGACGGTATAAATGATTACAATGATCATTGTCCTAACCAACCAGAAACCTATAATGGAATTCTTGATAGAGACGGATGTCCTGATAATTACATTGGAAAGAATGACCGAGATCTAGATGGTATTCCAGACGCAATTGATGCATGTCCAACTGCTAAAGAAACTTACAATAAATTCCAAGATGATGACGGTTGCCCAGATACTGTCTCAAAATCATTTGTAGTTGATACTGATAATGATGGTATCAATGATGTCTATGATGATTGTCCACTGGTAGCTGAAAATTACAATGGATTCCAAGATGAAGACGGCTGTCCAGACGTTGATGATACCCAACCTGATACTGATGGTGATGGTGTACCTGATGTAATGGATTTGTGTCCAAAACAAAATGAAGTTTGGAATAATTATGTTGATTATGACGGTTGTCCTGATACATTACCAATTGGAAATCTAAGAATTGATACTGATGGTGATAGAATATTTGATGATAATGATATGTGTCCAAACGAACCTGAAACATGGAACAAGTATTTAGATAGTGACGGTTGCCCAGATATTGCTCCTGAACAATCAAGATTCAAGCATGATTCTGACTTGGATGGAATTCCAAATGACTATGATTTCTGTCCTTTGGAACCTGAAGATTATGATGGTGATACTGATTCTGATGGATGCCCTGACCAATAGGTGCTAAAGATGAATAAACAATTTCTTTTAGGCTTTTTGATTTTACTAACATCAACCATTGGTATGTTACCCAGTGGTATTTCTGCTGCTTCAGAAATTGATACTGATGGAGATGGTGTTCCAAATAATTTAGATCAATGTCCTAATCTTAAAGAGGATTATGATCCACAATATGGTAATAACATAGACGGATGCCCTGCTGATTTTGTTCCATGGTATGATGCTGATATGGATGGAATAGAAGATCACATTGATGATTGTCCTACTGTGAAAGAAACTTACAACAGAATCCAAGATGATGACGGTTGTCCTGATTTATCTATCTATGCTGAACAAAAAATAGCTGATACTGATAATGATGGTTATCCAGATTATATGGATTTATGTCCTAACCAACCTGAAACTTTCAATGGAATTGATGATAAGGACGGTTGTCCTGAAAATTATCAAACAATAAGGGATTCTGATAGAGATGGTATTTCTGATTCATTAGATGAATGTCCACTTGAGCAAGAAAACTACAATAGATTCCAAGATTGGGACGGTTGCCCAGATATTGCCGATTCTGTTACTCTACAATATCAATTCCCAGATACCGATGGTGATGGAATTATTGATAGATGGGATTCCTGTATTGATGAGCCAGAGAACTTTAATGATTATTTAGATTGGGATGGTTGTCCTGACATACCTGGTGCATTGTCTTTGGAGGCACCTGATGCTGATTATGATGGCATTCCAGATGATAAGGATCAATGCCCATTAGACCGTGAAAATTATAATAAATTTGAAGATAGTGATGGATGTCCTGATGTTATTATTTACAAAACAGTTGGTGATGTAGATGGTGACGGAATCCTAGATCAAAATGATTTGTGCCCATTTAGTCCTGAAACTTACAATAAATTCCAAGATGAAGACGGTTGTCCTGATTATGTAGCAGACAACAAATTTGCATTTGATACTGATGGTGATGGAATTATTGATAACCTAGATTCTTGTCCTAACCAACCTGAAGTCTACAATAAATTCCAAGATTCAGATGGATGCCCAGACAGTTTTGATCCTAAATTAGATTCTGATATGGATGGAATACTAGATGTCTATGATGATTGTCCTAACCAACCTGAAACTTACAATAAATTCCAAGATTGGGACGGTTGCCCAGATACTGCTGATTCGACAATTCTACAATACCAATTCCCAGATACTGATGGTGATGGAATTGAAGACAGATGGGATTCATGTATTGATGAGCCAGAGAACTTTAACGATTATTTAGATTGGGATGGATGCCCAGACATCAAAGGAACAACTGCTGGTGATATGCTTGATGCTGATTATGATGGAATAGCAGATCATCTGGATGAATGTCCTACAATTGCTGAGCGATATAATAAATTCCAAGATGAAGACGGTTGCCCAGACAGTGTTGATTTCCAAACAGTAGCTGATGCTGACTTTGATGGTATCTATGATGATTTAGATCAATGCCCATTTGCTAAAGAAACTTACAATAAATTCCAAGATGAAGACGGTTGTCCTGATTATGTAGCAGACAACAAATTTGCATTTGATACTGACGGTGATGGAATTATTGATAACCTAGATTCTTGTCCTAACCAACCCGAAACTTACAATGGATTCCAAGACAAAGACGGTTGCCCAGACAGACTTAACTCTTCATTAGATTCTGATATGGATGGAATTGCAAATATCTTCGATGATTGTCCTAACCAACCCGAAACTTACAATAAATTCC
It contains:
- a CDS encoding thrombospondin type 3 repeat-containing protein; the protein is MNKQFLLGFLILLTSTIGMLPSGISAASEIDTDGDGVPNNLDQCPNLKEDYDPQYGNNIDGCPADFVPWYDADMDGIEDHIDDCPTVKETYNRIQDDDGCPDLSIYAEQKIADTDNDGYPDYMDLCPNQPETFNGIDDKDGCPENYQTIRDSDRDGISDSLDECPLEQENYNRFQDWDGCPDIADSVTLQYQFPDTDGDGIIDRWDSCIDEPENFNDYLDWDGCPDIPGALSLEAPDADYDGIPDDKDQCPLDRENYNKFEDSDGCPDVIIYKTVGDVDGDGILDQNDLCPFSPETYNKFQDEDGCPDYVADNKFAFDTDGDGIIDNLDSCPNQPEVYNKFQDSDGCPDSFDPKLDSDMDGILDVYDDCPNQPETYNKFQDWDGCPDTADSTILQYQFPDTDGDGIEDRWDSCIDEPENFNDYLDWDGCPDIKGTTAGDMLDADYDGIADHLDECPTIAERYNKFQDEDGCPDSVDFQTVADADFDGIYDDLDQCPFAKETYNKFQDEDGCPDYVADNKFAFDTDGDGIIDNLDSCPNQPETYNGFQDKDGCPDRLNSSLDSDMDGIANIFDDCPNQPETYNKFQDWDGCPDTADSTTLQYQFPDTDGDGIEDRWDACIDEPENYNDYLDKDGCPDVPGAESTTPVYADSDRDGYPDVLDSCPNKPETWNKYLDWDGCPDIAPEQQRFVHDDDLDGIINDLDLCPKDPEDYDGDRDEDGCPDP